In Arvicola amphibius chromosome 13, mArvAmp1.2, whole genome shotgun sequence, a genomic segment contains:
- the LOC119800497 gene encoding olfactory receptor 4K2-like: MNVANKSVVTEFVLLGLSNSWELQIFFFIMFSIFYVATVVSNVIILVIVMSDRHLHSPMYFLLTNLSVIDMSLASFATPKMIIDYLTDHQTISFGGCISQIFFLHLFTGTEIILLMAMSFDRYIAICKPLRYASIISPQVCIVFVVSSWIVGVMHSMSQVIFALTLPFCGPNKIDSFFCDLPVVFQLACVDTYVLGLFMISTSGIIALSCFILLFNSYVIVLVTIKHHSSRGSSKALSTCTAHFIVIVMFFGPCIFIYMWPQNSFVIEKILSVFYTIFTPIMNPVIYTLRNQEVNSAIRKLKSKFLNFSTESPSHSF; encoded by the coding sequence ATGAACGTGGCTAATAAGTCTGTGGTGACTGAATTTGTTTTGCTGGGACTTTCTAATTCCTGGGAactacagatatttttctttataatgttttCAATCTTTTATGTGGCAACGGTGGTGAGTAACGTCATTATACTCGTCATTGTCATGTCTGACCGTCATCTACACTCTCCTATGTATTTCCTGCTTACCAACCTTTCTGTTATTGATATGTCTCTTGCTTCCTTTGCCACCCCCAAGATGATCATAGACTATCTAACTGATCATCAAACAATCTCATTTGGGGGATGCATATCTCAGATATTCTTTCTCCACCTGTTTACTGGTACTGAGATTATTTTACTAATGGCTATGTCTTTTGACAGGTATATTGCCATTTGTAAACCCCTCCGCTATGCTTCAATCATTAGTCCCCAGGTGTGTATTGTCTTTGTGGTGTCTTCATGGATTGTGGGAGTCATGCATTCAATGAGCCAGGTCATATTTGCCCTCACATTGCCATTCTGTGGCCCCAATAAAATAGATAGCTTTTTCTGTGACCTTCCTGTGGTATTCCAGTTGGCTTGTGTGGATACCTATGTTCTTGGTCTCTTTATGATTTCAACAAGTGGAATTATTGCATTGTCTTGCTTTATTCTCTTATTTAATTCATATGTTATTGTGTTGGTTACAATAAAGCAtcattcttccagaggatcatcTAAGGCTCTTTCCACCTGTACGGCCCATTTCATTGTTATTGTCATGTTTTTTGGGCCATGCATCTTCATCTATATGTGGCCACAAAACAGCTTTGTGATAGAAAAGAtcctttctgtattttatacAATCTTCACTCCTATTATGAACCCAGTAATATATACTTTGAGAAATCAAGAAGTAAATTCAGCCATAAGGAAACTGAAAAGTAAGTTTCTAAATTTCAGTACAGAATCTCCTTCCCATTCTTTTTAG